The following proteins are encoded in a genomic region of Burkholderia gladioli:
- a CDS encoding DUF938 domain-containing protein: protein MTNSTDPNHARPSAECTGEAAANPADRLQAPAAERNREPILAVLREVLPERGTVLEIASGTGQHAVHFAAALPGIDWQPSDPEPRSRRSIAAWVAQAGLPNLRAPLALDVRAEPWLVDAVDAVVCINMIHIAPWAAAIALVNGAARRLPAGGVLLLYGPYRRAGAHTAPSNAEFDAQLRARDAEWGVRDLEAVVALAEAAGLELERVVAMPANNLSVVLRRRA from the coding sequence ATGACGAATTCCACCGATCCGAATCACGCCCGGCCGAGTGCCGAATGCACGGGCGAAGCCGCCGCCAATCCGGCCGATCGCCTGCAGGCGCCGGCGGCCGAGCGCAACCGCGAGCCGATCCTCGCGGTGCTGCGCGAGGTTCTGCCCGAGCGCGGCACCGTGCTCGAGATCGCGAGCGGCACCGGCCAGCACGCCGTGCATTTCGCGGCGGCGCTGCCGGGCATCGACTGGCAGCCGAGCGACCCCGAGCCGCGCTCGCGGCGCTCGATCGCCGCCTGGGTCGCGCAAGCCGGCCTGCCGAACCTGCGCGCGCCGCTGGCGCTCGACGTGCGCGCCGAGCCCTGGCTGGTGGACGCCGTCGACGCGGTGGTCTGCATCAACATGATTCACATCGCGCCCTGGGCGGCGGCCATCGCGCTGGTGAACGGCGCCGCGCGGCGGCTGCCCGCCGGCGGCGTGCTGCTGCTGTACGGCCCGTATCGCCGCGCGGGCGCGCATACCGCGCCCTCCAACGCCGAGTTCGACGCGCAACTGCGCGCGCGCGATGCCGAATGGGGCGTGCGCGACCTGGAGGCGGTGGTCGCGCTGGCCGAGGCGGCCGGCCTCGAACTCGAGCGCGTGGTGGCGATGCCGGCCAACAACCTGAGCGTGGTGCTGCGCCGCCGCGCCTGA
- a CDS encoding DUF4148 domain-containing protein: MKSLIATVAAAAVLAVPALSFAQPTNGPLTRAEVKAELAQLEKAGYNPSADRNDYPNGIQAAESRINPQQNFANADTSGYGAQPAAAAESGTPSKVRRIADGAPVYKGR, encoded by the coding sequence ATGAAATCGCTGATCGCTACTGTTGCTGCCGCTGCCGTTCTCGCTGTCCCGGCTCTCTCGTTTGCTCAACCGACCAACGGCCCGCTGACCCGTGCCGAAGTGAAGGCCGAACTGGCCCAACTGGAAAAGGCCGGTTACAACCCGAGCGCTGACCGCAACGACTACCCGAACGGTATCCAGGCTGCTGAATCCCGCATCAACCCGCAACAAAACTTCGCCAACGCCGATACCAGCGGCTACGGCGCGCAACCGGCCGCGGCCGCCGAGTCGGGCACGCCGTCGAAGGTTCGCCGCATCGCCGACGGCGCCCCGGTCTACAAGGGTCGCTGA
- a CDS encoding cupin, with amino-acid sequence MKLIRSKTFTASRAWGALDIANMRGITTRLHWTDQPYVWHVNDGEEVFVVLDGQVDMHYRDAAGEHIALLETGDIFHATVGTEHVAHPRGEARILVVETEGSV; translated from the coding sequence ATGAAGCTCATCCGCAGCAAGACCTTTACCGCGTCGCGTGCCTGGGGCGCCCTCGATATCGCCAATATGCGCGGTATCACCACGCGCCTGCACTGGACCGACCAGCCTTACGTCTGGCATGTGAACGACGGCGAGGAAGTGTTCGTCGTCCTCGACGGACAAGTCGACATGCACTATCGCGATGCCGCCGGCGAGCATATTGCCCTGCTCGAGACCGGCGACATCTTTCACGCCACGGTGGGGACGGAACACGTCGCCCATCCACGCGGGGAAGCTCGTATTCTCGTCGTGGAAACCGAAGGCAGCGTCTGA
- a CDS encoding NAD-dependent protein deacetylase, producing MNDHDSLPELVAADPAALDALHAFVERHPRLFVLTGAGISTDSGIPGYRDRNGQWMRSPPIQYQEFVGSESARRRYWARSMLGWPVVGRARPNAAHRAIARLGAAGRIGGLVTQNVDGLHQRAGSRGVIELHGGIDGVSCLDCGAHHTRAAIQHTLEADNPALLAYEAVPLADGDAQLELDTLDDFRVPACPICAGMLKPAVVFFGENVPRERVAAATRALDETDAMLVVGSSLMVYSGYRFCVWAGERGKPVAALNLGRTRADPLLALKVEAACGATLEALLARLGLADPEEGASLVR from the coding sequence ATGAACGATCACGATTCCCTGCCCGAACTCGTCGCGGCGGACCCGGCGGCGCTCGACGCGCTGCACGCTTTCGTCGAACGCCATCCCCGCCTGTTCGTGTTGACCGGCGCCGGCATCAGCACCGATTCCGGCATTCCCGGCTACCGCGACCGCAACGGCCAGTGGATGCGCTCGCCTCCGATCCAGTACCAGGAATTTGTCGGTTCCGAGTCGGCGCGCCGCCGTTATTGGGCACGCAGCATGCTCGGCTGGCCGGTGGTGGGGCGCGCGCGGCCGAACGCGGCGCATCGCGCGATCGCGCGGCTCGGCGCGGCCGGGCGGATCGGCGGGCTGGTCACGCAGAACGTCGACGGCCTGCACCAGCGCGCCGGCAGCCGCGGCGTGATCGAGCTGCATGGCGGTATCGACGGCGTGAGCTGTCTCGATTGCGGCGCCCATCACACGCGCGCGGCGATCCAGCACACGCTCGAGGCCGACAATCCCGCGCTGCTGGCCTATGAAGCCGTACCGCTGGCCGACGGCGACGCGCAGCTCGAACTCGATACGCTCGACGATTTCCGCGTGCCGGCCTGCCCGATCTGCGCGGGCATGCTCAAGCCGGCCGTGGTGTTCTTCGGCGAGAACGTACCGCGCGAACGCGTGGCCGCCGCGACGCGCGCGCTCGACGAAACCGATGCGATGCTGGTGGTCGGCTCGTCGTTGATGGTGTATTCGGGGTATCGCTTCTGCGTCTGGGCCGGCGAGCGCGGCAAGCCGGTCGCCGCGCTGAACCTGGGGCGCACGCGCGCCGATCCGCTGCTCGCGCTGAAGGTCGAGGCCGCTTGCGGCGCGACGCTGGAGGCACTGCTGGCACGGCTCGGGCTGGCCGATCCGGAAGAGGGGGCGAGCCTCGTGCGCTGA
- a CDS encoding peptidoglycan DD-metalloendopeptidase family protein → MRRTIFTETTTYRRAVSRATLFAVGAALVGGCTMTPWTDSWQPTSTPQPSRQNQGGVLAGYYRVNPGDTLPSIAAGFGQRSQDVASWNHIAPTDMLTPGQVLRVAPPPGNTAITSPVPSSGQPSSSALPGATAAEPPALAWPAQGTVTSRFIPGKTRGITITSTGDKTVRAAAAGRVVYAGTGVAKYGPLVILKHESGLITAYGHNGKLLVNDGDAVAAGQAIAEMATDPDGRSSFDFEVRQDGKPVDPIGFLPRNGG, encoded by the coding sequence TTGAGAAGAACGATCTTCACTGAAACCACCACGTATCGTCGCGCCGTCTCGCGCGCGACCCTGTTCGCCGTCGGCGCCGCGCTGGTCGGCGGCTGCACGATGACGCCGTGGACGGACTCGTGGCAGCCGACGAGCACGCCGCAACCCAGCCGCCAGAACCAGGGCGGCGTGCTGGCCGGCTACTATCGCGTCAACCCCGGCGATACGCTGCCGTCCATCGCGGCCGGCTTCGGTCAGCGCAGCCAGGACGTCGCCAGCTGGAACCACATCGCGCCAACCGACATGCTCACGCCCGGCCAGGTGCTGCGCGTCGCGCCGCCGCCGGGCAATACCGCGATCACCTCGCCGGTGCCGTCCTCGGGCCAGCCGTCCTCGTCCGCGCTGCCCGGCGCCACGGCGGCCGAGCCGCCGGCGCTGGCCTGGCCGGCGCAGGGCACCGTCACCTCGCGCTTCATCCCCGGCAAGACGCGCGGCATCACGATCACCTCGACCGGCGACAAGACCGTGCGCGCCGCGGCCGCGGGCCGGGTGGTGTATGCCGGCACCGGCGTCGCGAAGTACGGCCCGCTGGTGATCCTCAAGCACGAGAGCGGCCTGATCACCGCCTACGGACACAACGGCAAGCTGCTGGTCAACGACGGCGACGCCGTCGCGGCGGGCCAGGCGATCGCCGAGATGGCCACCGATCCGGATGGCCGTTCCTCGTTCGACTTCGAGGTCCGGCAGGACGGCAAGCCGGTCGACCCAATCGGTTTCCTGCCGCGCAACGGCGGCTGA
- the gndA gene encoding NADP-dependent phosphogluconate dehydrogenase has protein sequence MGKQAIGVVGMAVMGRNLALNIESRGHAVSVYNRSRDKTDELIAEFPDRKLVPTYTLEEFVASLETPRRILLMVKAGEATDATIAALKPLLGKGDVLIDGGNTHFTDTIRRNQELAQSGLHFIGTGVSGGEEGALHGPSIMPGGQRDAYDLVEPILKQIAAKAPGDGEPCVAYMGPDGAGHYVKMVHNGIEYGDMQLIAESYAVLKQVAGLSNEELGKVYTEWNQGELDSYLIEITSKIFDKKDEETGQHLVDVILDRAAQKGTGKWTSQNALDLGVPLPLITESVFARVLSSLKTQRVAASKVLKGPSPAKPEGDRAAFVEAVRRALYLSKVISYAQGFAQLDTASKEYGWKLNLGEIARIFRAGCIIRARFLQKITDAYTASPELANLLLDPYFQEISTNYQQALRDVVVAAVQAGVPVPAFSSAVAYFDSYRSERLPANLVQAQRDFFGAHTFERTDKPGSFHANWA, from the coding sequence ATGGGCAAACAAGCAATCGGCGTGGTCGGGATGGCCGTGATGGGCCGCAATCTGGCGTTGAACATCGAGAGCCGCGGTCACGCCGTGTCCGTGTACAACCGCAGCCGCGACAAGACCGACGAGCTGATCGCCGAATTCCCCGACCGCAAGCTGGTGCCGACCTACACGCTGGAGGAATTCGTCGCGTCGCTCGAAACGCCGCGCCGCATCCTGCTGATGGTCAAGGCGGGCGAAGCCACGGACGCGACGATCGCCGCGCTCAAGCCGCTGCTCGGCAAGGGCGACGTGCTGATCGACGGCGGCAACACGCATTTCACGGACACCATCCGCCGCAACCAGGAACTCGCGCAATCGGGCCTGCACTTCATCGGCACGGGCGTGTCGGGCGGCGAGGAGGGCGCGCTGCACGGCCCCTCGATCATGCCGGGCGGCCAGCGCGACGCCTACGACCTGGTCGAGCCGATCCTCAAGCAGATCGCCGCCAAGGCGCCGGGCGACGGCGAGCCCTGCGTGGCCTACATGGGCCCGGACGGCGCCGGCCACTACGTGAAGATGGTCCACAACGGCATCGAGTACGGCGACATGCAGCTGATCGCCGAAAGCTACGCGGTGCTCAAGCAGGTGGCGGGGCTGTCGAACGAGGAACTCGGCAAGGTCTACACCGAATGGAACCAGGGCGAGCTCGACAGCTACCTGATCGAGATCACCTCGAAGATCTTCGACAAGAAGGACGAGGAAACCGGCCAGCACCTGGTGGACGTGATCCTCGACCGCGCCGCGCAGAAGGGCACCGGCAAGTGGACCAGCCAGAACGCGCTGGACCTGGGCGTGCCGCTGCCGCTGATCACCGAATCGGTGTTCGCGCGCGTGCTGTCCTCGCTGAAGACGCAGCGCGTGGCCGCCAGCAAGGTGCTGAAGGGGCCCTCGCCGGCCAAGCCGGAAGGCGATCGTGCCGCCTTCGTCGAGGCGGTGCGCCGCGCGCTCTACCTGAGCAAGGTGATCTCCTACGCGCAAGGTTTCGCGCAGCTCGACACGGCCTCGAAGGAATACGGCTGGAAGCTCAACCTGGGCGAAATCGCGCGTATCTTCCGCGCCGGCTGCATCATCCGCGCGCGTTTCCTGCAGAAGATCACGGATGCCTACACGGCCAGCCCGGAACTCGCGAACCTGCTGCTCGACCCGTACTTCCAGGAGATCTCGACCAACTACCAGCAGGCGCTGCGCGACGTGGTGGTGGCCGCGGTGCAGGCCGGCGTGCCGGTGCCGGCCTTCTCCTCGGCGGTCGCCTACTTCGACAGCTACCGCTCGGAACGCCTGCCGGCGAACCTTGTGCAGGCGCAGCGAGACTTCTTCGGCGCTCACACCTTCGAGCGCACGGACAAGCCGGGCAGCTTCCACGCGAACTGGGCCTGA